In Miscanthus floridulus cultivar M001 chromosome 5, ASM1932011v1, whole genome shotgun sequence, one genomic interval encodes:
- the LOC136454942 gene encoding uncharacterized protein, which yields MLRRYYAKIGLPNDNAKKRGTGDRDDDKDDGFPEVHNAFMIFGGPSACLTEVLTFEVVGFKGTYHAIPGQPCYAKFMVVPNYTYLKLKMSGPNGVITVESMYEHAYDCDVECIEYTEALMEAETLIVNLNQLGSEAPDSKHRARTFEPIEAIKLVLVDPNGPDDQALRISATLNIK from the exons atgcttcgGCGCTACTATGCTAAGATCGGGCTCCCCAACGACAATGCTAAGAAGAGGGGCACCGGCGACAGGGACGATgataaggacgatgggttccccgaggtgcacaatgccttcatgatcttcggcgggccttcagcgtgcctcacg gaggtcctcacctttgaggtagttgggttcaagggaacgtaCCACGCCATCCcggggcagccatgctatgccaagttcatggtggtcccgaactacacctacctcaagctcaagatgtcgggccccaacgGTGttatcactgtcgagtccatgtacgagcatgcatacgactgcgacgttgaatgcatcgagtacaccgaggctctcatggaggccgagaccctcatcgtcaacctcaacCAACTTGGCAGCGAGGCGCCCGATTCCAAGCATCGTGCCAGGACTTTTGAGCCCatagaggccatcaagctcgtcctggTCGACCCCAATGGCCCCGACGACCAGGCgctaaggatcagcgccaccctcaacatcaaatag